Within Cellulophaga sp. L1A9, the genomic segment TGGTAAAGAAGAGTTTGAAGTTACTGAAGGTCAAGTTATTTTAGAAGGTGAAGATTTAGAAGATGTTTCTCCAGAAGAAAGAGCACATAAAGGTATTTTTCTTTCTTTTCAATATCCTGTAGAAATTCCAGGAGTATCGGTAACTAACTTTATGAAAACTGCCATTAACGAAGGGCGTAAAGCTAAAGGATTAGAAGATATGCCAGCAAAAGATATGCTGAAATTGATTCGTGAAAAATCTGAAATGCTAGAAATAGACCGTAAGTTTTTGTCAAGATCATTAAATCAAGGTTTTTCTGGTGGAGAGAAAAAGCGTAACGAGATTTTTCAAATGGCAATGTTAGAACCAAAATTAGCCATCTTAGATGAGACTGATTCTGGTTTGGAT encodes:
- the sufC gene encoding Fe-S cluster assembly ATPase SufC gives rise to the protein MLQIKNLHASVEGKEILRGINLEVKAGEVHAIMGPNGSGKSTLSSVIAGKEEFEVTEGQVILEGEDLEDVSPEERAHKGIFLSFQYPVEIPGVSVTNFMKTAINEGRKAKGLEDMPAKDMLKLIREKSEMLEIDRKFLSRSLNQGFSGGEKKRNEIFQMAMLEPKLAILDETDSGLDIDALRIVANGVNKLKSKDNAVILITHYQRLLDYIVPDFVHVLHNGKIVKSGGKELALELEEKGYDWIKNEAVV